One genomic region from Jeotgalibacillus haloalkalitolerans encodes:
- a CDS encoding MogA/MoaB family molybdenum cofactor biosynthesis protein: protein MHEEHKKQAPRTVACKVITVSDTRTEETDKSGRQMKEMLQASGHEVAAYEIVTDEIILIQQAVKAGLMDDGIQAVLINGGTGLAARDVTIEAVTPLFEKEIPGFGELFRFLSYTEDIGSAAMMSRAVAGVASKTAVFSTPGSTGAVKLAMEKLILPELGHVIRELNKDQ, encoded by the coding sequence TTGCATGAAGAACATAAAAAGCAGGCGCCGCGCACGGTTGCCTGTAAAGTCATCACAGTCAGTGACACAAGAACGGAAGAAACAGATAAAAGCGGCAGGCAGATGAAAGAGATGCTTCAGGCATCAGGTCATGAGGTCGCTGCTTATGAAATCGTTACAGATGAAATCATCCTGATTCAGCAGGCGGTTAAAGCCGGACTGATGGACGACGGAATCCAGGCGGTTCTGATCAATGGAGGAACCGGGTTAGCTGCACGGGACGTCACCATTGAAGCCGTAACGCCGCTATTTGAAAAAGAAATCCCTGGATTTGGGGAACTGTTCAGGTTCTTAAGCTATACAGAAGACATCGGTTCAGCTGCGATGATGTCGCGTGCAGTTGCAGGTGTTGCCAGCAAAACAGCCGTATTCTCAACACCCGGCTCAACAGGTGCAGTGAAGCTTGCGATGGAAAAGCTGATATTGCCTGAGCTTGGGCACGTGATACGTGAATTGAATAAAGACCAGTAA
- a CDS encoding L-lactate MFS transporter: protein MAEKKLKNRWLIAASAVGIHISIGSVYSWSVFSNPLNEKHGWESSDIALIFSIAILFLGLSAAFMGHFVEKHGPRKSGMIAAVSFGIGMIGSGFADGIGNLYLLYFFYGVLGGIGLGIGYITPVSTLVKWFPDRRGLATGLAIMGFGFASMIASPVMEALINNIGISGTFYLLGAIYFVLMFSSSLYLEKPPADYVPKGMTQEEKKEKQENTETGDLAQLTANEAVKTVRFWALWIMLFINVTCGIAIIAVASPMAQSIAGMTAGAAALMVGIMGVFNGLGRLGWASASDYIGRPNTYTTFFVLQIAAFIMLPNVTNALLFQILIFVILSCYGGGFASIPAFIGDLFGTKQLGAIHGYILTAWAAAGLVGPSVVTRIEEATNSYALTMYIFTGAFVVALIVSLLIRVNIKKIREENAAPAEATS, encoded by the coding sequence ATGGCTGAAAAAAAGCTTAAAAACCGCTGGCTGATCGCTGCGTCAGCGGTAGGTATTCATATTTCGATCGGATCTGTATATTCGTGGAGTGTATTTTCCAACCCATTAAATGAAAAGCATGGCTGGGAGTCCAGTGATATTGCTTTGATTTTTAGTATTGCTATCTTATTTTTAGGTCTTTCAGCTGCTTTTATGGGGCACTTTGTTGAGAAGCATGGTCCAAGGAAATCCGGGATGATTGCTGCAGTGAGTTTTGGTATTGGAATGATCGGCTCCGGTTTTGCAGATGGGATCGGAAATCTCTATCTGCTGTATTTCTTTTATGGTGTGTTAGGTGGAATCGGCCTCGGGATCGGGTATATTACACCGGTTTCAACCCTTGTCAAATGGTTCCCTGACAGACGGGGACTGGCAACCGGTCTTGCGATCATGGGATTTGGTTTTGCGTCAATGATCGCAAGTCCTGTGATGGAAGCATTAATTAATAATATTGGTATTTCGGGAACCTTCTATTTACTCGGGGCCATCTATTTCGTTCTGATGTTCAGCTCTTCTCTTTATCTCGAAAAACCGCCTGCTGATTATGTTCCGAAAGGCATGACGCAGGAAGAAAAGAAGGAGAAACAAGAGAACACAGAAACCGGGGATCTTGCACAGCTGACTGCAAATGAAGCTGTTAAAACCGTACGTTTCTGGGCACTTTGGATTATGCTCTTCATTAATGTGACATGCGGGATCGCCATTATTGCCGTTGCTTCTCCAATGGCACAGTCTATTGCAGGCATGACGGCTGGCGCTGCAGCATTAATGGTAGGAATCATGGGCGTATTCAACGGACTTGGCCGTCTCGGTTGGGCTTCTGCCTCGGATTATATCGGCCGCCCGAATACGTATACGACATTTTTTGTTCTGCAGATTGCGGCATTCATTATGCTGCCTAACGTAACCAATGCGCTGCTGTTTCAAATTTTAATCTTTGTCATCCTGTCATGTTATGGCGGAGGGTTTGCCTCAATTCCTGCGTTTATCGGAGACCTCTTTGGAACAAAGCAGCTTGGTGCGATCCACGGGTATATCTTAACAGCATGGGCAGCGGCGGGTCTTGTCGGTCCGAGTGTGGTGACGAGAATTGAAGAGGCAACAAACAGCTACGCCCTGACGATGTACATCTTTACAGGGGCATTTGTTGTTGCATTAATTGTATCTCTGTTAATCCGTGTTAATATTAAGAAAATACGAGAAGAAAATGCTGCACCGGCTGAAGCAACAAGCTGA
- a CDS encoding sporulation protein — MFKKLTNMLSPGKGKVDLVLDQNVLIPGTQITGTFYLQGPKKRKKVSRLECDLMAFDPKHLDEKPVEIATTIYMSKEIDDKVIREIPFSYVIPEHLKDKSDQCRYRFRTKLIFEDQVQYIDHDELKAE; from the coding sequence ATGTTTAAAAAGCTGACAAATATGTTATCTCCGGGTAAAGGAAAAGTTGATCTGGTATTAGATCAAAATGTACTGATACCGGGCACTCAAATTACAGGAACATTTTATTTACAGGGACCGAAGAAACGAAAGAAAGTGTCCCGCCTTGAATGTGACCTGATGGCGTTCGATCCAAAACATTTAGATGAAAAGCCTGTAGAAATTGCAACGACTATCTATATGTCTAAGGAAATTGACGATAAAGTGATCAGGGAAATACCTTTTTCCTATGTGATTCCTGAACATTTAAAGGATAAAAGTGACCAGTGCCGCTACCGCTTCAGAACAAAATTGATTTTTGAAGATCAGGTGCAGTATATTGATCATGATGAATTAAAGGCTGAATAA
- the fdhF gene encoding formate dehydrogenase subunit alpha, producing MSGQINVTINGKPAVISEHLSAMQALEDHQTEVPSVCYHPSLGAIETCDTCIVKVNGEFVRSCSTQLKEGDAIDGVSADVKEAQVVGMDRILRNHELYCTVCDYNNGTCEIHNTVKDMKVNHQSMPFEEKPYEVDDSNPFYRYDPDQCILCGRCVEACQDVQVTETLTIDWTLKKPRVIWDKNSKINESSCVSCGHCSTVCPCNAMMEKGMEGEAGFLTGLAKNTLRPMIEITKNVETGYGSILAISDAESAMREDRIKKTKTVCTYCGVGCSFDIWTKDRKILKVEPSVDAPANGISTCVKGKFGWDFVNSESRITKPLIREGDAFREAEWDEALNLVASKMKEHKKNSGADSMAFISSSKCTNEESYVMQKLARGVVGTNNVDNCSRYCQTPATMGLFRTVGHGGDSGSITDIAQAGLVLIVGSNTAESHPVLATRVKRAHKLHGQRLLVSDIRKHEMAERADLFFQPKPGSDLVWLSAVTKYIVDQGWADETFLNIRVNGLQEYVDSLEKFTLDYASEATGLSKETLIQIAEEVHNAKTTSVLWAMGVTQHSGGSDTSTAISNLLLITGNYGKPGAGSYPLRGHNNVQGASDFGSMPDRFPGYEKVADDEVRAKYEKAWNTEIPGEPGLNNHEMIDAIHEGNLKMMYLKGEDMGIVDSNINYVHEAFEKLDFFVVQDIFLSKTAEFADVVLPASPSLEKDGTFTNTERRVQRLYQALEPLGDSRPDWEIIQDLANRLGADWNYTHPSEIMEEAASLAPLYAGVTYERLEGYKSLQWPVAADGTDSPLLFLEDFPFPDGKARLFPVDWTKPLEFDEEYDIHVNNGRLLEHFHEGNMTYKSHGIASKTPNVFLEVSEELAKDRGLEDGTLVRLTSPYGAVKVECLVTDRVKGKEVYLPMNDNGEGAINYLTSSQADKDTDTPAYKEISAKMEVLKPKGERPIPRTNHRNGNPQPQLGVRVDKKWARKDYVFPGDLVKLRKEASKRG from the coding sequence GTGTCAGGTCAAATTAACGTAACGATTAACGGCAAACCAGCTGTAATCAGTGAACATTTGTCTGCAATGCAGGCATTGGAAGACCACCAGACTGAAGTTCCGTCTGTTTGTTATCACCCGAGTCTCGGAGCAATTGAGACGTGTGATACGTGTATTGTTAAAGTGAATGGCGAGTTTGTCCGTTCATGCTCTACACAGCTGAAAGAAGGGGACGCAATTGATGGCGTGTCAGCTGATGTAAAAGAAGCGCAGGTCGTCGGAATGGACAGAATCCTCAGAAATCACGAGTTGTATTGTACAGTGTGTGATTACAACAATGGTACGTGCGAAATACATAACACCGTCAAGGACATGAAAGTCAATCATCAGAGCATGCCATTTGAAGAAAAACCTTACGAAGTGGATGATTCAAACCCATTTTACCGCTATGACCCGGACCAGTGTATTTTATGCGGACGCTGTGTGGAAGCATGTCAGGATGTTCAGGTAACTGAAACACTGACAATTGACTGGACGCTGAAAAAGCCGCGTGTCATTTGGGATAAAAACTCCAAAATCAATGAATCTTCATGTGTATCATGCGGTCACTGTTCAACAGTCTGCCCATGTAACGCAATGATGGAAAAAGGGATGGAAGGCGAAGCTGGATTCCTGACGGGTCTTGCGAAAAATACCCTTCGTCCGATGATCGAGATCACGAAAAATGTTGAAACAGGATATGGTTCGATCCTTGCCATTTCAGATGCGGAATCAGCCATGCGTGAAGACCGGATTAAAAAGACGAAAACAGTCTGCACATACTGTGGTGTCGGCTGCAGCTTTGATATCTGGACGAAGGACCGCAAAATCCTGAAAGTCGAGCCTTCCGTTGATGCACCGGCAAATGGAATCTCTACATGTGTGAAAGGTAAATTCGGCTGGGATTTCGTAAACAGCGAATCAAGAATTACGAAACCTTTAATCCGTGAAGGCGATGCATTCAGAGAAGCTGAATGGGATGAAGCGCTGAACCTGGTTGCGTCAAAAATGAAAGAACATAAAAAGAACAGTGGTGCAGACTCAATGGCATTCATCAGTTCTTCTAAATGTACAAATGAAGAATCATACGTCATGCAGAAACTTGCGCGAGGTGTGGTCGGCACAAATAACGTGGACAACTGTTCAAGATACTGTCAGACACCGGCAACGATGGGGCTGTTCAGAACAGTCGGCCACGGTGGTGACTCAGGTTCAATTACCGATATTGCGCAGGCCGGCCTTGTGCTGATCGTCGGCTCTAACACAGCTGAATCCCACCCTGTACTTGCGACGCGTGTGAAGCGTGCCCATAAGCTGCACGGCCAGCGTTTGCTTGTGTCAGATATCAGAAAGCACGAAATGGCAGAAAGAGCAGATCTGTTCTTCCAGCCAAAGCCAGGGTCTGATCTTGTCTGGCTTTCAGCTGTAACGAAATATATCGTCGATCAGGGATGGGCGGACGAAACATTCCTGAATATCCGTGTAAATGGACTTCAGGAATATGTCGACAGTCTTGAGAAATTCACATTGGATTACGCGTCAGAAGCAACCGGTCTATCAAAAGAAACGCTGATCCAGATTGCTGAAGAAGTGCATAATGCGAAAACAACATCAGTCCTTTGGGCAATGGGTGTAACGCAGCACTCAGGAGGAAGTGATACAAGTACAGCAATCTCCAACCTGCTTTTAATCACAGGCAACTATGGTAAGCCAGGCGCAGGAAGCTATCCGCTGCGCGGTCACAATAATGTACAGGGAGCAAGTGATTTCGGCAGTATGCCGGACCGTTTCCCGGGTTACGAAAAAGTGGCTGATGATGAAGTCAGAGCGAAATATGAAAAAGCCTGGAACACAGAGATTCCGGGTGAACCGGGATTAAATAACCATGAGATGATTGATGCCATCCATGAAGGCAACCTGAAGATGATGTATCTGAAGGGTGAAGACATGGGCATTGTTGATTCTAATATCAACTACGTGCACGAAGCATTTGAAAAGCTTGATTTCTTTGTTGTACAGGATATCTTCCTTTCAAAAACAGCTGAATTTGCTGATGTTGTGCTGCCGGCAAGTCCGAGTCTTGAAAAGGATGGTACGTTTACAAACACCGAAAGACGTGTGCAGCGTCTATACCAGGCACTTGAACCGCTTGGTGATTCAAGACCTGACTGGGAAATTATTCAGGACCTTGCAAACCGTCTCGGTGCAGATTGGAACTACACGCATCCGAGTGAAATCATGGAAGAAGCTGCATCACTTGCACCGCTTTATGCCGGAGTAACGTATGAACGTCTTGAAGGCTATAAGAGTCTTCAATGGCCGGTCGCTGCAGACGGTACTGATTCGCCGCTATTGTTCCTGGAAGATTTCCCGTTCCCGGATGGAAAGGCAAGACTGTTCCCGGTGGACTGGACAAAGCCGCTTGAGTTTGACGAAGAATACGATATTCACGTCAACAACGGCCGTCTGCTTGAGCATTTCCACGAAGGAAATATGACTTATAAGTCTCACGGCATTGCCTCTAAGACACCTAATGTATTCCTTGAAGTGTCAGAAGAGCTTGCGAAGGATAGAGGACTTGAAGACGGCACACTTGTCAGACTGACGTCTCCTTATGGCGCAGTGAAGGTTGAATGTCTTGTGACGGACCGCGTAAAAGGGAAAGAAGTATATCTGCCGATGAATGATAATGGTGAAGGTGCGATTAACTACCTGACCAGCTCGCAGGCAGATAAAGATACTGATACACCAGCCTACAAGGAAATCAGCGCGAAAATGGAAGTGCTGAAGCCGAAAGGTGAGAGACCAATCCCGAGAACAAATCACCGCAATGGGAATCCTCAGCCGCAGCTTGGCGTCAGAGTGGATAAAAAGTGGGCACGTAAAGATTATGTGTTCCCTGGAGACCTTGTGAAACTTCGGAAGGAGGCGTCTAAGCGTGGCTAA
- a CDS encoding STAS domain-containing protein, which produces MKAYEQLGSYILEKRHELALKLDGGSPDLLLSKNDEQKLIDLQSDLISYIGTAIKYNDATGLEEQVIDWARKTGESAVQRGIELDDGLSILSQLRMLIWKLMSEKQDELNFTAEEITAINYNIEPVINKAGREFSMAYVEDYRRYMKKAQSSVMEYSVPVVGLNDQVAILPLIGELDDDRAKILKEVALHKCIELRNSILILDLSGVPTVDTMVANELSQVIDSLKLIGVKTILTGLRPEIAQAVVEIGIKFEGMTIRKNLKTAIEGLSI; this is translated from the coding sequence ATGAAAGCTTATGAGCAACTCGGTTCGTACATACTTGAAAAAAGACACGAATTAGCGTTAAAGCTTGATGGGGGAAGCCCTGATTTGTTACTGTCGAAAAATGATGAGCAAAAACTGATTGATCTTCAAAGTGATCTTATTTCATATATAGGTACAGCGATTAAGTATAATGACGCCACCGGACTTGAAGAACAGGTCATTGACTGGGCAAGAAAAACAGGTGAATCAGCTGTACAAAGAGGAATTGAGCTTGATGACGGTCTCAGTATTCTTTCACAGCTGAGAATGTTGATCTGGAAGCTGATGTCAGAAAAGCAGGATGAGCTGAATTTTACTGCCGAAGAAATTACCGCGATCAATTACAACATTGAGCCGGTCATCAACAAAGCCGGCCGCGAATTCAGTATGGCTTACGTGGAAGATTACCGCCGTTATATGAAGAAAGCTCAAAGCAGCGTAATGGAATATTCCGTTCCTGTGGTAGGCTTGAACGATCAGGTAGCGATTCTCCCATTGATTGGTGAACTCGATGATGATCGTGCAAAAATTTTAAAAGAAGTAGCCCTTCATAAGTGTATTGAGCTTCGCAATTCTATATTAATTCTGGATCTTTCAGGTGTTCCGACAGTAGACACGATGGTTGCAAATGAGCTCTCACAGGTGATTGATTCACTGAAGCTGATAGGCGTTAAAACGATCCTGACAGGCCTCCGACCGGAAATTGCCCAGGCTGTCGTGGAAATCGGCATCAAATTCGAAGGCATGACGATCCGTAAGAATTTAAAAACTGCGATAGAAGGATTATCGATTTAA
- a CDS encoding MoaD/ThiS family protein produces the protein MIKVNCFAHLKELAGGNMIQIDRKEMSVKELLEEVQRQYHIQSDSVLVAINEEYALPDDQVTEHDTVALIPPVSGG, from the coding sequence ATGATTAAAGTGAACTGTTTTGCTCACCTGAAGGAGCTTGCAGGCGGCAATATGATTCAGATTGACCGTAAAGAAATGTCTGTCAAAGAACTGCTTGAAGAAGTGCAGAGACAATACCATATTCAGTCGGATAGTGTCCTGGTCGCAATCAATGAAGAGTACGCATTACCTGATGATCAGGTAACAGAACATGATACGGTTGCCCTGATTCCGCCAGTGAGCGGGGGATGA
- a CDS encoding MFS transporter — translation MLRNRNVWILLAGEFIAGVGLWLGIIGNLEFMQEKVPSDFVKSLILGAGLLASILIGPLAGRLIDQLHKKTVMLASGFVRALSVIFMLIAIQQDSIIWMIVFLVFIQVAAAFYFPALQAALPLVVAERDLLQLNGIHMNVATLSRVLGTAIAGVLVVQLPLSTVYILSLVSYLILFGLTWLLVIEEQQPAKLPSEGKRSAGFKEVFPIIKGLPIVMMTLILTLVPLLFIGGFNLVVINISEIQDSSAIKGWIYTAEGIAFMAGAFVIKKLGEAFSPYTILFTFSFVIGLSQLILFFAHIPFLTILAFIIFGFAVGCFFPTAATIFQTRIPKEFHGRFFSFRNMLDRIVFQVVLLMTGLFLDLIGLAYMVIVFGLFSLIMTGVFYTRFVRLQSSEKLASTPGGMIK, via the coding sequence ATGCTTCGTAATCGCAATGTGTGGATTCTGCTTGCAGGTGAGTTTATAGCCGGAGTGGGTTTATGGCTTGGTATTATCGGTAATCTGGAGTTTATGCAGGAAAAGGTTCCATCTGATTTTGTGAAATCTCTGATTCTTGGCGCAGGACTGCTGGCGAGTATTTTGATTGGTCCCCTTGCCGGCAGGCTGATTGATCAGTTACACAAAAAAACAGTTATGCTTGCTTCAGGCTTTGTCCGGGCTCTGAGTGTTATTTTTATGTTAATTGCCATCCAGCAGGATTCAATTATCTGGATGATTGTCTTTTTGGTATTTATACAAGTGGCAGCCGCTTTTTATTTTCCAGCTTTGCAGGCAGCATTACCGCTCGTTGTGGCGGAAAGAGATCTGCTTCAGCTGAACGGGATTCATATGAACGTTGCTACATTATCCAGGGTTCTTGGTACTGCAATCGCAGGTGTACTGGTTGTCCAGCTGCCGTTATCAACTGTATATATTCTATCTCTCGTTTCTTATCTCATTTTATTCGGGTTAACCTGGCTGCTTGTGATTGAAGAACAGCAGCCGGCAAAACTTCCTTCTGAAGGTAAGCGGAGTGCAGGTTTTAAAGAGGTATTTCCGATTATCAAAGGGTTGCCGATCGTCATGATGACACTTATTTTAACACTGGTTCCACTCTTGTTTATCGGCGGATTTAATCTGGTTGTCATTAATATCAGTGAAATTCAGGATAGTTCAGCAATCAAAGGCTGGATCTATACTGCTGAGGGTATTGCTTTTATGGCTGGTGCTTTTGTTATTAAAAAGCTGGGAGAAGCCTTTTCTCCGTATACCATATTGTTTACATTTTCTTTTGTCATCGGACTTTCTCAGCTCATCTTGTTTTTCGCACATATTCCATTCCTGACCATTCTTGCATTTATCATCTTCGGTTTCGCAGTCGGCTGCTTTTTCCCGACAGCTGCAACGATTTTTCAAACGAGAATTCCAAAAGAGTTTCACGGAAGGTTCTTTTCATTTAGAAATATGCTGGACCGGATCGTCTTTCAGGTCGTGCTGCTGATGACCGGGCTGTTTCTTGATTTAATCGGTCTCGCTTACATGGTCATTGTATTCGGGCTGTTCTCACTCATCATGACCGGAGTGTTTTATACAAGGTTTGTCAGGCTTCAGAGCAGTGAAAAACTTGCATCGACACCCGGTGGCATGATTAAGTGA
- the moaA gene encoding GTP 3',8-cyclase MoaA — MEPIKDFYQRPLHDIRISVTDQCNFRCGYCMPAEIFGPDFAFMPKEQYLTFDEIEKLVRAMSEMGVEKVRLTGGEPLLRKDLYELIEKLTAIEGIKDIALTTNAMMLPKLAGKLKAAGLQRVNISMDAIEEDVFKKMNGRNVSTKPVIKGIDAALEAGLEVKINMVVQKGVNDDQILPMARYFKERGIMLRFIEFMDVGSTNGWKMSSVVTKKEIIGMLNEEFEVEPADPNYYGEVADRYIYKGTDTEVGVISSVSDSFCSTCTRARLSADGKMYTCLFATEGHDLKKAVQTKNHTELVEAVSSIWRVRKDRYSDERTEETAKNRPKIEMSYIGG; from the coding sequence ATGGAACCGATTAAAGATTTTTATCAGCGGCCGCTGCATGACATTCGAATTTCCGTTACCGATCAATGTAACTTCCGGTGCGGATACTGCATGCCGGCAGAAATATTCGGACCGGACTTTGCTTTTATGCCAAAAGAACAGTACCTGACTTTTGATGAAATTGAAAAGCTTGTCAGGGCGATGAGTGAAATGGGTGTTGAAAAAGTCAGGCTGACTGGGGGAGAACCGCTCCTCAGAAAAGATCTGTACGAGCTGATTGAGAAGCTCACTGCAATCGAAGGGATCAAAGACATTGCACTCACTACGAATGCAATGATGCTGCCAAAGCTTGCAGGGAAACTGAAGGCTGCCGGACTTCAGCGCGTCAATATTAGTATGGATGCAATTGAAGAGGACGTTTTTAAAAAAATGAACGGCAGAAACGTCAGTACGAAGCCTGTAATTAAAGGAATAGATGCTGCACTTGAAGCTGGACTTGAAGTGAAAATTAATATGGTCGTGCAAAAAGGTGTGAATGACGATCAGATCCTCCCGATGGCGCGCTACTTTAAAGAACGTGGCATCATGTTAAGGTTCATTGAATTCATGGATGTCGGCAGTACAAACGGCTGGAAAATGTCATCTGTCGTCACGAAAAAAGAAATCATTGGCATGCTGAATGAAGAATTTGAAGTGGAACCGGCTGATCCGAATTATTACGGTGAAGTAGCTGACCGCTACATTTATAAAGGAACGGATACTGAAGTCGGGGTAATCTCTTCTGTATCAGATTCATTCTGCTCGACGTGTACACGTGCAAGACTGTCAGCAGATGGGAAAATGTACACATGTCTGTTCGCGACAGAAGGCCACGATCTGAAAAAGGCGGTTCAGACGAAGAATCACACTGAGCTAGTTGAAGCAGTTTCATCAATCTGGCGTGTGAGAAAAGACCGTTACTCTGATGAAAGAACAGAAGAAACAGCGAAAAACCGTCCTAAAATTGAAATGTCTTATATCGGCGGATAA
- a CDS encoding metal-sensitive transcriptional regulator — protein sequence MDYSKQSVHRLKRVEGQLRGVLAMMEEEKDCKDVVTQLSAIRTAIDRTIGLVVSENLVSCVREAREDDEREPEDVIKEAVNLLVKSR from the coding sequence ATGGATTACTCAAAACAGTCTGTTCACCGGTTAAAAAGAGTGGAAGGTCAGCTTCGTGGTGTACTTGCAATGATGGAAGAAGAAAAGGATTGTAAGGATGTCGTGACGCAGCTGTCAGCGATCCGAACAGCGATTGACCGGACAATTGGATTAGTCGTAAGTGAAAATCTGGTATCGTGTGTAAGAGAAGCGAGAGAAGATGATGAGCGCGAACCGGAGGATGTAATCAAGGAAGCGGTGAACCTGCTTGTGAAGAGCAGGTAA
- a CDS encoding DsrE/DsrF/DrsH-like family protein, with translation MMEKKRTTIVLFSGDYDKAMAAYIIANGAAAYDHEVTIFHTFWGLNALRKDGDVEVQKSGMEKMFGKMMPKGADKMGLSKMNFGGLGQKMIKGVMKKHNAMELPNLIEMAQEQDVKLVACTMTMDLLGLHKEELLDEIEYAGVAAYLADAEDGNVNLFI, from the coding sequence ATCATGGAAAAGAAAAGAACAACGATTGTATTATTCAGCGGTGACTACGACAAAGCGATGGCTGCTTATATTATTGCAAACGGAGCAGCAGCTTACGATCACGAAGTAACGATTTTTCATACATTCTGGGGACTGAATGCCCTTCGTAAAGACGGAGACGTTGAAGTTCAAAAGAGCGGCATGGAAAAAATGTTCGGTAAAATGATGCCTAAGGGTGCAGATAAAATGGGTCTGTCAAAAATGAATTTTGGCGGTCTTGGACAGAAAATGATTAAAGGTGTAATGAAAAAGCACAATGCAATGGAACTGCCAAACCTGATTGAAATGGCACAGGAACAGGACGTAAAGCTTGTTGCATGTACGATGACAATGGACCTTTTAGGACTTCATAAAGAAGAACTGCTGGATGAAATCGAGTACGCAGGCGTTGCAGCTTACCTGGCAGATGCAGAAGACGGGAATGTGAATCTGTTTATCTAA
- the mobA gene encoding molybdenum cofactor guanylyltransferase, producing MKIKGAVMAGGESRRFGRPKAFATWEDSRFYERAVDALAPICNDVVLSVREDQLNDFPGFSGKLVTDLPPYESCGPLGGLFALMTKTDAEVIITLPCDMPLFEKEDAEKLLNFFSSQKDIQALIPSVNGKLQPLSAVYSGSCLPVIKAQLEEGDFRMRSFFEQVNWLEVPHTGLGISEAAFSNINDQQAYEQVKQYAQRRTTDGTD from the coding sequence ATGAAGATAAAGGGAGCTGTTATGGCAGGCGGCGAGTCACGTCGCTTTGGCCGTCCGAAAGCCTTTGCCACCTGGGAGGACAGCCGCTTTTATGAAAGGGCAGTGGATGCACTCGCGCCGATCTGCAATGACGTCGTGCTATCAGTCAGAGAAGATCAGCTGAATGATTTTCCCGGCTTTTCAGGAAAGCTGGTGACAGACCTCCCACCCTATGAATCATGCGGACCGCTGGGTGGATTATTTGCACTGATGACAAAGACTGACGCAGAAGTGATCATCACATTGCCGTGTGATATGCCGCTATTTGAAAAAGAGGATGCAGAAAAACTGCTGAACTTTTTTAGCAGTCAAAAAGATATACAGGCACTGATTCCATCGGTGAATGGGAAGTTGCAGCCATTATCAGCTGTGTATTCAGGAAGCTGTCTCCCAGTCATTAAAGCTCAGCTGGAAGAAGGGGATTTCCGGATGAGAAGCTTTTTTGAACAGGTTAACTGGCTGGAGGTACCGCATACCGGACTTGGGATCAGCGAAGCAGCCTTCAGTAATATCAATGATCAGCAGGCATATGAGCAAGTAAAGCAATACGCACAGAGGAGGACGACGGATGGAACCGATTAA
- the fdhD gene encoding formate dehydrogenase accessory sulfurtransferase FdhD, with protein sequence MSADSIKKRKILRVADGEAKWVEDTIVTEQVLTIKLNGEEFVTVVCSPEYMEDLAVGYLASEGVIRSEKDISSIRLDSKGGFIHVTAEHLNPLYDSLQNKRYITSCCGGSRQGFVFASDAMTAKKMTEQNVKLHPDQCFHLMQKLQQSALTFKETGGVHNAALCTEDEIVLSRMDIGRHNALDKIYGHCLRQNISVKNKVIVFSGRLSSEILLKVAKIGCEMVISKSAPTERALELAEELNMTTVGFVRGNSFNVYTCPERIILKEASLN encoded by the coding sequence ATGAGCGCTGATTCCATAAAGAAAAGAAAGATTTTAAGAGTAGCTGATGGAGAAGCAAAATGGGTGGAAGATACGATCGTAACCGAACAGGTGCTGACGATTAAACTGAATGGGGAGGAATTTGTGACCGTTGTCTGTTCCCCTGAATACATGGAAGACCTGGCCGTCGGTTACCTTGCATCAGAAGGGGTGATCCGCTCTGAAAAAGATATCAGCTCCATCAGGTTAGATTCAAAAGGCGGATTTATTCATGTGACAGCTGAACACCTCAATCCGTTATATGATTCATTGCAGAATAAGCGTTATATAACCTCATGCTGCGGTGGCAGCCGTCAGGGGTTTGTCTTCGCAAGTGATGCCATGACTGCTAAAAAAATGACCGAACAAAATGTAAAACTGCACCCTGACCAGTGCTTTCATCTGATGCAAAAACTGCAGCAGTCTGCATTAACCTTTAAAGAAACAGGCGGTGTACATAATGCAGCTTTATGTACTGAGGATGAGATTGTCCTGAGTAGAATGGACATCGGCCGGCACAATGCACTTGATAAGATATATGGGCATTGCCTTCGTCAAAACATCTCTGTGAAAAATAAAGTCATTGTATTCAGCGGAAGATTATCGTCAGAAATTCTGCTAAAAGTTGCGAAAATCGGATGTGAAATGGTGATATCAAAGTCGGCACCAACTGAGCGCGCACTGGAACTGGCTGAAGAGTTAAATATGACAACAGTCGGCTTTGTCAGAGGGAATTCTTTTAACGTGTATACATGTCCTGAAAGAATTATTTTGAAAGAAGCATCTCTGAATTAA